In Aegilops tauschii subsp. strangulata cultivar AL8/78 chromosome 3, Aet v6.0, whole genome shotgun sequence, one genomic interval encodes:
- the LOC109771340 gene encoding RING-H2 finger protein ATL65-like, whose amino-acid sequence MATTAHVAVDMAGFLVRVYSGWGVELAAVSLAAFLLRYAVVPYANHLVASLSGLSEVVASDAVVASYCYASGLDGATISRLPSFVAGRPGDAAAVGTTDCPVCLGAVEEGETVRALPVCRHAFHARCVDAWLRLRPTCPVCRATFR is encoded by the coding sequence ATGGCGACCACCGCGCACGTCGCCGTCGACATGGCGGGGTTCCTGGTCAGAGTGTACAGCGGCTGGGGAGTCGAgctcgccgccgtctccctcgcggCCTTCCTCCTCCGCTACGCCGTGGTGCCCTACGCGAACCACCTGGTCGCCAGCCTGAGCGGCCTGAGCGAGGTGGTCGCCAGTGACGCGGTAGTCGCCAGCTACTGCTACGCGTCGGGCCTCGACGGCGCCACCATCTCCCGGCTGCCATCCTTCGTGGCCGGGCGGCCGGGCGACGCTGCTGCCGTCGGCACGACGGACTGTCCGGTGTGCCTGGGCGCTGTCGAGGAAGGGGAGACGGTGCGGGCGCTCCCTGTCTGCCGGCACGCATTCCATGCGCGGTGCGTCGACGCCTGGCTGCGCCTTCGGCCGACGTGCCCCGTCTGCCGAGCCACGTTCAGGTGA